The Rhizobium brockwellii genomic interval TCTCTGCCGATCAGACCTGAGTGTCCCATTACGGCTTCGGCCGCGAAGACGGCGGCATCACGCGGCTGTCCCGTTGACACGGTTTCACCTCGAGCGAGCCCATGAACTGCGCCCTTGCCCTCTCGCTCGGCAACCGCCTTTTTGAGGAGCGGGGAATAGCATCGACCCTGTTCACAGGCGAGATCTTGAGGAATGATGACGTCCGAACGGGCGAGCGTTGCGGTCCTCTGTATGCAGTTTTGCAGCTCACGAATATTGCCTGGGAACTCGCATTTCGAAAGGATATCAAGTGTGGAGGGTGCAAAGCTTAACGAACGGCCGTTCTCCTTGTTGAAACGCCGAAGGAATAATTGGGCCAAACGCGGGATGTCACCGTCGCGTTGCCTCAGTGGTGGCAAAGTGATCGGTACGACATTGATCCGGTAATACAGGTCGGCTCTGAATTCTCCCGCCGCCACGGCCGTTTCAAGATCCTTATTGGTCGCGCAAATCAACCTGACATTGACTTTCAATGTTCTGGTCCCACCGACGCGCTCAAGTTCGCCTTCCTGCAAGACGCGCAGCAACTTGGCCTGGAACTCCGCCGAGATTTCTCCTATTTCGTCGAGCAGCAAAGTTCCACCGTGCGCCAGTTCGAACCGACCTTCTTTCGGAGAGGTAGCGCCGGTGAAGGCGCCTTTCTCGTGCCCGAAAAGTTCCGATTCCAGAACGCCTGCCGACAGCGCAGCGCAATTCAACTTTACGAAGGGCTTTTCACGGCGCGACGAAGAATCGTGTATCAGCTTTGCAAAGAATTCTTTGCCCGTGCCGCTCTCACCTCTCAACAGAACAGGCGAGTTGCTCCTTGCGACAATCTGGGCAATTTCAAAAACCTCCTTGAGTGCGGCACTCTCGCCGACAATTTCAGCACCCGGCCGCACTGCAGATTTGGGCGTCGTCTCATCATCTGATCCAGCCACGGGGCTACTCCATTCAGCACGTGGTTCAGAGTGCTTTGGGCACTCAGGACAGTCCTGGAACGTCCTCCGCGCTACATATTGGACTTTGAAGGTCAATAAAAATTACAAATTGGTAGGGGCGCCCCATCAGCCGGTTCGTCATTGTTTGCTTACCCTGCGTTTGCAACCGAGTGGCTGTATCGACTACAGAAGAAGCTGTTCATCCAAACTTGAAGAGAACGCCGAACCCACCCCGTGGATACGTCCACTCAATGTCGCCGTCGGGTCCGCATAACACGTTGCACGTCCCGCATTCCAGGCAGCCATCGGAAACGATGATTACCTGACGTCTGTCGTTCAGCTGGTAGCATTTCGCCGGACACACTTGCGTCAAGGCGATCAGGTTTTGGGTTGGAAACAGGTGTTTCCTGACCGATATGTGTGGGCGGCCCGGGTCAACCAGATATCGGTTCTGGTAAAGCTTGTCCTCAACTCGCCGTTTAACGATGGCCTTCATCTGGATCTCCTTTTAGCGCCACGCGCGGGCGAGCCGGACTGCGTCTGAAATCAATCCCCACCGGGATCGTGCTTTCAAGAAGGCGGCGGACGTGGCCTTTTCCTTGTCGAGTTTTGAATTTCCGTCGACACGGACGAAACTTTGCGCAGCCTTAGATATCAACTTTGGATATGAAACAAACAAGTTCTGGCTGTTGGCATGGAGAAACCTTGGCATCTCTTTATGCTTCATCAGATCTTTGATGACGAAGGATGAGTCGAGCATGCTCTTGTACAAAGCCAAGTTGCTTTTCACCATCGAGCCGCCGCGATCCTTTACGTCTGCAATCGCTTTTCCCGCCAGATACCCTGATGTCATTGCGAGGTTCGAGCCCTCCCGATGTGCGGTATTGTTCAACTGGGCCGCGTCTCCAACCACGACCCACCCATTGCCGAAGAGCTGTGGGATAGCCGTAAAACCGCCTTCGGGAATGAGATGCGCGGCATATTCCTTCACCTCAGACCCGGCGATCAATGGCCGGATCGAAGGATGGTGCTTGAAAGCTTCAAGCAGATCGTATGGCCTTTCCATGGCCGCGGCCAAACCGGAAACGAGGCATCCTATTCCAATAGAGATGGACTCCTTGTTCGTATATAGAAAGCCAAGCCCTGGGACTCCCCGTGAAATTGTACCGCCTGCCTCGATCACACAGCCTTCGTCTGCAGTCAGGCCGAAGCGTTCTGCGATAACGTCCTCCGGTAGGAAATGCATCTCTTTCACGGCAAGTGCCACGCTGTCCGGCTTGGGAGTTTCGCGCAAACGCCCTCGTGTTCCAAGGAAGCCGTTCACCCCCTCAGCAAGCACCACGACGTCGGCAGAGATGGCCTCGCCGGGTCGGTCGGTGTATACGCCTGTCACGTTGCCCCTCGAATCCTGCTTAAGCCTTGTGGCCAATGTTTCGCAGAGGACGGTGCATCCGGCCTCGCGCACCTTGGCCGAGAACCATCTATCGAATTGGGCACGGATGATCGTGTATCGGTTTGGCCGCCGTTCGTTGAAGTCATCCGACCGATAGTGAATTCCGGTGTGCGACGCGCCGTCCATGATCCAGAAGCGCTGCTCGACGAGATGCCGTTCAAGCGGCGCGTCATCGCGGAAGTCTGGAATGATCTTTTCCAGCGCGTCGGCGTACAGTATCGCTCCTTGAACGTTCTTCGAACCCGGGTACTCGCCGCGCTCCAACTGCAGCACTTTCAGACCACGCATGGCCATCGCATAAGCAGCCGCGTTACCCGACATACCTGCCCCGACGACAATCGCGTGAAATTTCTCGCCCTTCATTAGCCACACCTCAGTTTACTTGCATCGATTGGTATGAGGCGCTAGTCGCCTGGTGAACGCCGCGGTCAGTGCCGGCAGAAGAGCGACTGCATCAGCCACAACGGCGACATGGGCGAAATCGAATATCGGGGCGTTGCTGTCGGTGTTGATGGCAACGATCAAATCAGCCCCTTCGACGCCAACCCGATGTTGGACCGCCCCTGATATTCCAGCCGCAAGATAGAGCTTGGGCCGGATCGTCTGGCCCGTTTGGCCAATCTGTCGATCAACCTCCATCCAACCTTTTTGAACCAAAGGTCGGGAGCAGCCGAATTCACCGCCAATCGTCCTCGCTAGAACCATCACACGTTCCAGATTCTCGGCGGTGCCAATACCAAGCCCGCCAGCGACCACGATATCTGCATAGGCGAGGTTGATTTTTTCCGATCGTTCATCCGGAAGGAAGCCGAGAACCTTTGTGACAATCTCTTCCTCAATCATCATCAAGTCATGCCGAATGATAGGTCCAATCGCATGGGTCACGCGTTTGGGGGTCGCCATGACCCGGGGTCGCACTGTCGCCATTTGCGGGCGAGAGTTGAGAGTGTAGATCGTGCACAGCAGCGAACCGCCAAATGTGGGCCGGGTCGCTGCGAGCGAGCCGTCTGCATCGACATCCAATTCGGTGCAGTCAGCCGTAAGCCCTGTTTCCAAAGTAGTTGCCACAGAACCGGCAAGATCTCGCCCAAGCGAAGTGGCGCCAAGAAGCAGAATTTCCGGCTTATGAAGGATGACCAGGTCTGAGAGAGCTTTGGTGAAGGGCTCGTTTCGGTAGTCCGATAGCAGCGGCGACTCGACGAGATAGGCGAGATCGGCCCCGTACGCGAACGCCTCCGCAATGGCAGACCGAACTCCCAGGTCTTCCGCGGTTCCAATAACCACTCCCGCCAGTTGAACGCCAAGCTTATCGGCAAGCTTGCGTCCTTCACCGAGCAGTTCAATAGACACGGGATGCACTTGGCCTCGTTCCAGCTCGATGAAAACCCAGACGTGCCGATTGTCGCGGAAGTGTCTGGGCAATTCCTTCTTCGCGCTGGCGCGACTGACGATTGGAGACTGACTTTCAGCTTGGTGGGCTTCCATTTATGCTCCTTGTTTCTCACGTGAGCCCATTCGGTTGAAAGCTCGCTTCCAATGCGGGCTGGTGCTCGAAGATCGATGCGATTATTTCGTCAACCAGCGGACCGCACTGGTCATCGTTTAATTTGATTTGGATTGCTTTTTCGGCCCTTGGGGTGGGGGCGAATACGCGCTTGACGACGGTCGGTGATCCTCTCAAGCCGCAATTAGCTATCTCCACAATACCGGCGTCGGCTGCACGCCAGGTCGGTATTTGCGCGCGTGCGGCACGCAACGCGTCAGCGACGGAGCCGCGACGGAGGGCGTTGACGCCTTCAAGGACACTGATCAAGCACGGCAGTTGGCTCTTCAGCATTTGTGTGCCGCCTTCCGAACGGCGCTCCACCGTGATCTCTCGGGCATGAAGATCGACTGAGACAATTTTCGTTACGTAGGTCAGTTGTTGCAGTTCGAGACGCCTGGCAATCCCCGGCCCCACCTGCGCAGTATCGCCGTCGATCGTCTGCTTGCCAGTAAACACGATTTCAGGCGCATGGCGGAGTCCAAGGTTCGTGATAGCTCGCGAGATAGCAAATGAAGTTGCCAAGGTGTCTGACCCGGCGAAGTGACGGTCGCTCAGGAGTACCGCTTCATCTGCGCCGTATGCCAGAGCTTTCTCCAGCGCTTGTTTTGCCATAGGCGGGCCCATGGTAAGCACAGTGACTTTACCCCCATACCGGTCACGCAGTTTGAGAGCTTCTTCCAAGGCGAAAAGATCATAAGGATTGATGATGGTCGGCACGCCCTGGCGCATGATGGTATTCGTAACCGGATGAACCCGGATCTGTGCAGAGTCAGGCACTTGCTTTATGCAGACCACGATATTCATGCTGTCTTTGGCTCCGCCCGAAATGTAGTAGTTTGTGTCTCGGTCGGTCCTAGCACTCGTCGTGCCAGGCCGATTGCGCGGTGATTAACTCGCGAGTTTCGGGCGGGTCGAGTTTGCTATTGGTCCAACGGTGCGACAGCTTTGCCAGGTTTGCGACACGGGTGGCTGCATGCGCTCGGCAGCGGTGCAACACTGCTTGCGCGATTTTTTGACCGCAAACGATTTCGCTAGAGCTCCGCGCCGCTTTCCAATTGCCAGCATTTGCGTCAAGTGCGGCTCATTCGACGGAGACGTGCTTGCGCAGAGTTACCGTGGCTCTCCGAGAGCCTCACGACATATGTGCGACATTGTCGTCAATTTTGTCGGCTTCGTGACACGACTCAGGATTCTTCGGTCCGGAA includes:
- a CDS encoding NAD(P)-binding protein, whose protein sequence is MKGEKFHAIVVGAGMSGNAAAYAMAMRGLKVLQLERGEYPGSKNVQGAILYADALEKIIPDFRDDAPLERHLVEQRFWIMDGASHTGIHYRSDDFNERRPNRYTIIRAQFDRWFSAKVREAGCTVLCETLATRLKQDSRGNVTGVYTDRPGEAISADVVVLAEGVNGFLGTRGRLRETPKPDSVALAVKEMHFLPEDVIAERFGLTADEGCVIEAGGTISRGVPGLGFLYTNKESISIGIGCLVSGLAAAMERPYDLLEAFKHHPSIRPLIAGSEVKEYAAHLIPEGGFTAIPQLFGNGWVVVGDAAQLNNTAHREGSNLAMTSGYLAGKAIADVKDRGGSMVKSNLALYKSMLDSSFVIKDLMKHKEMPRFLHANSQNLFVSYPKLISKAAQSFVRVDGNSKLDKEKATSAAFLKARSRWGLISDAVRLARAWR
- a CDS encoding electron transfer flavoprotein subunit alpha/FixB family protein; translated protein: MEAHQAESQSPIVSRASAKKELPRHFRDNRHVWVFIELERGQVHPVSIELLGEGRKLADKLGVQLAGVVIGTAEDLGVRSAIAEAFAYGADLAYLVESPLLSDYRNEPFTKALSDLVILHKPEILLLGATSLGRDLAGSVATTLETGLTADCTELDVDADGSLAATRPTFGGSLLCTIYTLNSRPQMATVRPRVMATPKRVTHAIGPIIRHDLMMIEEEIVTKVLGFLPDERSEKINLAYADIVVAGGLGIGTAENLERVMVLARTIGGEFGCSRPLVQKGWMEVDRQIGQTGQTIRPKLYLAAGISGAVQHRVGVEGADLIVAINTDSNAPIFDFAHVAVVADAVALLPALTAAFTRRLAPHTNRCK
- a CDS encoding ferredoxin family protein, producing the protein MKAIVKRRVEDKLYQNRYLVDPGRPHISVRKHLFPTQNLIALTQVCPAKCYQLNDRRQVIIVSDGCLECGTCNVLCGPDGDIEWTYPRGGFGVLFKFG
- a CDS encoding electron transfer flavoprotein subunit beta/FixA family protein, which translates into the protein MNIVVCIKQVPDSAQIRVHPVTNTIMRQGVPTIINPYDLFALEEALKLRDRYGGKVTVLTMGPPMAKQALEKALAYGADEAVLLSDRHFAGSDTLATSFAISRAITNLGLRHAPEIVFTGKQTIDGDTAQVGPGIARRLELQQLTYVTKIVSVDLHAREITVERRSEGGTQMLKSQLPCLISVLEGVNALRRGSVADALRAARAQIPTWRAADAGIVEIANCGLRGSPTVVKRVFAPTPRAEKAIQIKLNDDQCGPLVDEIIASIFEHQPALEASFQPNGLT
- the nifA gene encoding nif-specific transcriptional activator NifA; translation: MAGSDDETTPKSAVRPGAEIVGESAALKEVFEIAQIVARSNSPVLLRGESGTGKEFFAKLIHDSSSRREKPFVKLNCAALSAGVLESELFGHEKGAFTGATSPKEGRFELAHGGTLLLDEIGEISAEFQAKLLRVLQEGELERVGGTRTLKVNVRLICATNKDLETAVAAGEFRADLYYRINVVPITLPPLRQRDGDIPRLAQLFLRRFNKENGRSLSFAPSTLDILSKCEFPGNIRELQNCIQRTATLARSDVIIPQDLACEQGRCYSPLLKKAVAEREGKGAVHGLARGETVSTGQPRDAAVFAAEAVMGHSGLIGRERLVQAMATAGGNQAKAARLLGRTPRQVGYSLRRHGIERKLF